From Pseudovibrio sp. Tun.PSC04-5.I4, a single genomic window includes:
- a CDS encoding GlxA family transcriptional regulator, translating into MVKPKSGPALRVGFILANRFTLSAFASFIDVLRLSADEGDNSRPILCSWNVIAPDMKPIRASCGLLVHPDESLVAPDSFDYIVVVGGLIGHIERLDTRYVAYLKSAVSKGVPLIGLCTGSFILHRAGLMNGYRCCVSWFHRTDFLEQFDGLEPVSDRIFVVDRDRISCSGGTSAVHVAAYLVERHIGLPQARKSLHILMVDDAFDANKAQPYLPVSLMAKDNLVQRALLIMQQETESLRGIKPLCEHLGVGRRTLEKKFRADLGKSPAEALIHIRIEEAKRLLSETQASITDVAIRVGFFDASHFNKAFQKHAAQTATAFRKSVR; encoded by the coding sequence AAAACCAAAATCAGGGCCAGCCCTGCGAGTTGGGTTCATTCTTGCAAACCGTTTTACGCTCTCTGCCTTTGCCAGTTTTATTGATGTGCTGCGGCTTTCTGCCGACGAGGGAGACAACAGTCGCCCCATCTTGTGCAGCTGGAACGTAATTGCACCGGATATGAAGCCCATTCGTGCCAGTTGCGGGTTGCTTGTTCATCCCGATGAAAGTTTGGTTGCCCCAGATAGTTTTGATTATATCGTCGTGGTGGGAGGGTTGATCGGCCACATTGAGCGACTAGACACGCGTTATGTGGCCTACTTGAAATCAGCTGTATCCAAAGGAGTGCCGCTGATTGGGCTGTGTACAGGCAGCTTCATTCTTCACCGGGCGGGGTTGATGAATGGCTACAGATGCTGCGTAAGCTGGTTTCACCGAACAGATTTTCTGGAGCAGTTTGACGGTCTTGAACCTGTCTCGGACCGCATTTTTGTGGTTGACCGTGACCGGATCTCCTGCTCTGGCGGTACAAGCGCAGTGCATGTCGCGGCGTATTTGGTGGAGCGACACATCGGCCTTCCACAAGCCCGCAAGAGTCTTCATATTTTGATGGTGGATGATGCTTTTGATGCCAATAAGGCTCAGCCTTATCTTCCAGTCTCGCTTATGGCTAAGGACAATCTGGTGCAGCGAGCACTGTTGATTATGCAGCAGGAAACGGAAAGTTTGCGCGGTATTAAGCCACTTTGTGAGCACCTGGGTGTGGGACGGCGGACATTAGAAAAGAAGTTCCGTGCCGATCTAGGTAAATCCCCAGCTGAAGCGCTTATTCATATTCGAATTGAGGAGGCAAAGCGCTTGCTGAGCGAAACACAAGCCAGCATTACTGACGTGGCCATCCGAGTTGGCTTTTTTGATGCGTCCCACTTTAACAAGGCCTTCCAAAAGCACGCCGCACAAACGGCAACTGCGTTTCGAAAATCTGTGAGGTAG